The Henckelia pumila isolate YLH828 chromosome 2, ASM3356847v2, whole genome shotgun sequence genome includes a window with the following:
- the LOC140883492 gene encoding uncharacterized protein isoform X1, producing the protein MFRYGADRGFGLEGTCSVGYFPVSCSCFHVINLKVAKHMKTEAEQVFKKANMAVRSSFVKKANESMRIVVTISVGIILGFFIGVSFPSLPTKLNVLPNLGCDIPILRNETFVDNEQKMNASHSLPVNSNNSSNGNQTSDGLPKIWMPTNPKGAERLPPDIVASESDFYPRRLWGKPSEDLTSKPKYLVTFTVGYNQRTNIDAAVKKFSDNFTIVLFHYDGRTNEWDEFEWSKRAVHVSVKKQTKWWYAKRFLHPDIVAPYDYIFIWDEDLGVDNFDAEEYIKIAKKHGLEISQPGLDPSRGITWQMTKRRPGVEAHLETEERPGWCSDPHLPPCAAFVEIMAPVFSRDAWRCVWHMIQNDLVHGWGLDLALQKCVEPANEKIGVVDAQWIVHQGVPSLGNQGQSENGKPPWQGVRERCRSEWAMFRSRMENAEKAYYNSIKMGSSNFTTQT; encoded by the exons ATGTTTCGTTATGGAGCGGATCGGGGATTTGGTCTAGAGGGGACGTGCTCTGTTGGGTATTTCCCTGTCTCCTG CTCTTGCTTTCATGTTATAAATTTGAAAGTGGCTAAACACATGAAAACAGAAGCAGAACAGGTGTTTAAAAAGGCGAATATGGCCGTGCGCAG CTCTTTTGTCAAAAAGGCAAATGAAAGTATGAGGATAGTTGTTACTATTAGTGTTGGAATAATTTTAGGTTTCTTCATAGGAGTATCATTTCCATCACTTCCAACAAAG TTAAATGTACTGCCCAATTTAGGGTGTGATATCCCTATTCTCAGAAATGAAACTTTCGTCGACAATGAACAGAAAATGAATGCTAGTCATTCTTTACCTGTGAATAGCAATAACAGCTCTAATGGAAACCAGACTTCTGATGGCTTACCGAAG ATTTGGATGCCAACAAACCCGAAGGGTGCAGAAAGGTTGCCTCCGGACATTGTTGCATCTGAATCAGATTTTTATCCTCGAAGATTGTGGGGAAAACCAAGTGAG GACTTGACCAGCAAACCAAAATATCTAGTGACATTTACTGTTGGCTACAATCAAAGGACTAACATCGATGCAGCAGTAAAAAAG TTTTCAGATAATTTTACAATCGTTTTGTTTCATTATGATGGCCGAACAAACGAATGGGACGAGTTTGAGTGGTCCAAACGAGCTGTTCACGTTAGTGTTAAAAAACAGACAAAATG GTGGTATGCGAAACGGTTTCTGCATCCAGACATTGTTGCCCCATATGATTACATATTCATATGGGATGAAGATCTTGGAGTCGACAATTTTGATGCTGAAGA GTACATTAAAATTGCAAAGAAGCATGGCTTAGAAATTTCACAGCCTGGTTTGGATCCTTCAAGGGGAATAACGTGGCAGATGACGAAAAGAAGACCAGGTGTTGAGGCTCACTT AGAAACAGAGGAGAGACCTGGCTGGTGTTCTGATCCTCATTTGCCTCCATGTGCAGC GTTTGTCGAGATCATGGCGCCTGTCTTCTCTCGAGATGCCTGGCGTTGCGTGTGGCATATGATCCAG AATGATTTGGTCCATGGTTGGGGTCTGGACCTGGCTCTCCAAAAATGTGTTGAG CCTGCTAATGAAAAAATTGGGGTAGTTGATGCTCAATGGATTGTTCATCAAGGTGTTCCTAGTCTGGGAAACCAG GGGCAATCAGAGAATGGAAAGCCTCCATGGCAAGGG GTGAGGGAGAGATGTAGAAGTGAGTGGGCGATGTTCAGATCAAGGATGGAGAATGCAGAGAAAGCTTATTACAACTCCATCAAAATGGGCTCTTCCAACTTCACAACTCAAACATAG
- the LOC140883492 gene encoding uncharacterized protein isoform X2 codes for MKTEAEQVFKKANMAVRSSFVKKANESMRIVVTISVGIILGFFIGVSFPSLPTKLNVLPNLGCDIPILRNETFVDNEQKMNASHSLPVNSNNSSNGNQTSDGLPKIWMPTNPKGAERLPPDIVASESDFYPRRLWGKPSEDLTSKPKYLVTFTVGYNQRTNIDAAVKKFSDNFTIVLFHYDGRTNEWDEFEWSKRAVHVSVKKQTKWWYAKRFLHPDIVAPYDYIFIWDEDLGVDNFDAEEYIKIAKKHGLEISQPGLDPSRGITWQMTKRRPGVEAHLETEERPGWCSDPHLPPCAAFVEIMAPVFSRDAWRCVWHMIQNDLVHGWGLDLALQKCVEPANEKIGVVDAQWIVHQGVPSLGNQGQSENGKPPWQGVRERCRSEWAMFRSRMENAEKAYYNSIKMGSSNFTTQT; via the exons ATGAAAACAGAAGCAGAACAGGTGTTTAAAAAGGCGAATATGGCCGTGCGCAG CTCTTTTGTCAAAAAGGCAAATGAAAGTATGAGGATAGTTGTTACTATTAGTGTTGGAATAATTTTAGGTTTCTTCATAGGAGTATCATTTCCATCACTTCCAACAAAG TTAAATGTACTGCCCAATTTAGGGTGTGATATCCCTATTCTCAGAAATGAAACTTTCGTCGACAATGAACAGAAAATGAATGCTAGTCATTCTTTACCTGTGAATAGCAATAACAGCTCTAATGGAAACCAGACTTCTGATGGCTTACCGAAG ATTTGGATGCCAACAAACCCGAAGGGTGCAGAAAGGTTGCCTCCGGACATTGTTGCATCTGAATCAGATTTTTATCCTCGAAGATTGTGGGGAAAACCAAGTGAG GACTTGACCAGCAAACCAAAATATCTAGTGACATTTACTGTTGGCTACAATCAAAGGACTAACATCGATGCAGCAGTAAAAAAG TTTTCAGATAATTTTACAATCGTTTTGTTTCATTATGATGGCCGAACAAACGAATGGGACGAGTTTGAGTGGTCCAAACGAGCTGTTCACGTTAGTGTTAAAAAACAGACAAAATG GTGGTATGCGAAACGGTTTCTGCATCCAGACATTGTTGCCCCATATGATTACATATTCATATGGGATGAAGATCTTGGAGTCGACAATTTTGATGCTGAAGA GTACATTAAAATTGCAAAGAAGCATGGCTTAGAAATTTCACAGCCTGGTTTGGATCCTTCAAGGGGAATAACGTGGCAGATGACGAAAAGAAGACCAGGTGTTGAGGCTCACTT AGAAACAGAGGAGAGACCTGGCTGGTGTTCTGATCCTCATTTGCCTCCATGTGCAGC GTTTGTCGAGATCATGGCGCCTGTCTTCTCTCGAGATGCCTGGCGTTGCGTGTGGCATATGATCCAG AATGATTTGGTCCATGGTTGGGGTCTGGACCTGGCTCTCCAAAAATGTGTTGAG CCTGCTAATGAAAAAATTGGGGTAGTTGATGCTCAATGGATTGTTCATCAAGGTGTTCCTAGTCTGGGAAACCAG GGGCAATCAGAGAATGGAAAGCCTCCATGGCAAGGG GTGAGGGAGAGATGTAGAAGTGAGTGGGCGATGTTCAGATCAAGGATGGAGAATGCAGAGAAAGCTTATTACAACTCCATCAAAATGGGCTCTTCCAACTTCACAACTCAAACATAG
- the LOC140879048 gene encoding uncharacterized protein — MASRSTLDKEANESMRIVITISVGIVLGFFIGVSFPGLPTKLNVLPISGCDFPMIGNVSVVDNEQQMNASHSLPVNSYNSSDGNRTSDGLPKIWVPSNPRGAERLPPDVVASESDFYPRRLWGKPSEDLTSKPRYLATFTVGYDQRTMIDAAVKKFSDNFTIVLFHYDGRANEWDDEFEWSERAIHVSAKKQTKWWFAKRFLHPDIVAPYDYIFVWDEDLGVQNFDAEEYIKIVKKHGLEISQPGLDSLGRITWQATKRRPDLEAHLETEEKSGVCQLMKQFMRFPDPRLPPRAAFVEIMAPVFSRDAWRCVWHMIQNDLVHGWGLDLALQKCVEPANEKIGIVDAQWIVHLSVPSLGNQGQSENGKSPWQGVRERCRSELRMFRSRMENAEKAYYNSIKMDSFNFTTQT, encoded by the exons ATGGCTTCGCGCAG CACTTTGGACAAAGAGGCAAATGAAAGTATGAGGATTGTTATTACTATTAGTGTTGGAATAGTTTTAGGCTTCTTCATAGGAGTATCATTTCCAGGACTACCAACAAAG TTAAATGTATTGCCCATTTCTGGCTGTGATTTCCCTATGATCGGAAATGTAAGCGTCGTCGACAATGAGCAACAAATGAATGCTAGTCATTCTTTACCTGTGAATAGCTATAACAGCTCTGATGGAAACAGGACTTCTGATGGCTTACCAAAG ATTTGGGTGCCTTCAAACCCAAGGGGTGCAGAGAGGTTGCCTCCGGACGTCGTCGCATCTGAATCAGATTTTTATCCTCGAAGGTTGTGGGGAAAACCAAGTGAG GACTTGACCAGTAAACCAAGATATCTAGCGACATTTACTGTTGGCTACGATCAAAGGACTATGATCGATGCAGCAGTGAAAAAG TTTTCAGATAATTTTACAATCGTTTTGTTTCATTATGATGGGCGAGCAAACGAATGGGACGATGAGTTCGAGTGGTCCGAACGAGCTATTCACGTTAGTGCTAAAAAACAGACAAAATG GTGGTTTGCGAAACGGTTTCTGCATCCAGACATTGTTGCCCCATACGACTACATATTCGTATGGGATGAAGATCTTGGAGTCCAGAACTTTGATGCTGAAGA GTACATTAAAATTGTAAAGAAGCATGGCCTAGAAATTTCACAGCCTGGTTTGGATTCTTTGGGGAGAATAACTTGGCAGGCGACGAAAAGAAGACCCGATCTTGAGGCTCACTT AGAAACAGAAGAGAAATCAGGCGTCTGTCAATTGATGAAGCAATTTATGCGTTTTCCTGATCCTCGTTTGCCTCCACGAGCAGC GTTTGTGGAGATCATGGCGCCTGTGTTCTCTCGAGATGCCTGGCGTTGTGTGTGGCATATGATCCAG AATGATTTGGTCCATGGCTGGGGTCTGGACCTGGCTCTCCAAAAATGTGTTGAG CCTGCTAATGAAAAAATTGGGATAGTTGATGCTCAATGGATTGTTCATCTAAGTGTTCCTAGTCTGGGAAACCAG GGGCAATCAGAGAATGGAAAGTCTCCATGGCAAGGG GTGAGGGAGAGGTGTAGAAGTGAGTTGAGAATGTTCAGATCAAGGATGGAGAATGCAGAAAAAGCTTATTACAATTCCATCAAAATGGACTCTTTCAACTTCACAACTCAAACATAG